AGCCTTCTTTCCGGAAAACCCCCGCCTGCCTGAGAAGCCTCCGGGCGGTGTCCGTGGGCTGGGCCCCCACGGAAAGCCAGTACCTGGCCCGCTCCACGTCCACCTTCAGCCACTCGGGAGTGGTCTTGCGGGGATCGTAGTACCCGATCTTTTCGATGTAGGCGCCGTCGCGCTTTCTGCGGCTATCGGTAACCACGATGCGGTAGTGAGGATTGTGCTTGGAGCCGAAACGAGAAAGCCGGATCTTTACCATTTTCCTACCTCCTGAACATTCCCATGAGTCCCCGGCCCTTGTTTTTCTCCAGGGACTTCATTAGGGCCTTGGTTTCCTCGAAGGCCTTGATGAGGCGGTTGATCTCCTGCACGCTGGTGCCGCTTCCCCTGGCGATGCGCTTGCGCCGGGAGGCGTTTAGGATGCGGGGGTCCTTTCGCTCCTCGGGGGTCATGGAAAGAACGATGGCCTCCAGGCGCTTGATGGCCTTATCGTCCACCTGGACCCCAGCGGGCAAGGCCTTACCCACCCCGGGAAGCATGGCGAGGATCTCCGAGAAGGAGCCCAGGCGCTTCAAGTTCTGCATCTGCTTGAGGAAGTCCTCCAGGGTGAGCTCCTTGGCGGACTTGGGGGTTTCGGCCTCGAGGCCCGCAGCCCGAACCTTCTCCGCCAGGGTGGCCACATCCCCCATGCCCAGGATGCGGCTCGCCAGCCGGTCGGGGTAGAAGAGTTCCAGGCCCTCGGGGCGCTCGGAAACCCCGGCGAAGTAGATGGGCTTCCCCGTCACGTGCCGGGCAGAGAGGGCCGCCCCACCCCGGGCATCCCCATCCAGCTTGGTGAGGATGAGCCCCGTGACCCCCACCCGCTCGTCGAAGGCCTTGGCCACCGAAAGGGCCTCCTGGCCCGTCATGGCATCCAGGACCAGGAGCACCTCGTCAGGCTTCATGGCCTCCTTGAGGCGGGCAAGCTCCGCCATCAAAGGCTCGTCGATCTGCAGGCGCCCGGCGGTATCCACCAGGATGAGGTCACGAACCTCCTGCCTGGCCCTCTCCTCCACCCGGCGGCGGATGGACTCGGGGCTCTCCCCATCCTGCACCTCCAGGACCGGGACCCCGATCTTTTCCCCCAGGATGCGAAGCTGCTCCCGGGCTGCCGGGCGCTGGGTGTCGGCCGCCACCAGCAGGGGCCTCCTTCCCTTCCCCTTGTAGAAAAGAGCCAGCTTGGCCGCGGTGGTGGTTTTGCCGGAGCCCTGGAGGCCCACCAGGAACCACAGGTTCTGGTTCTTCAGGATGGGGAAGCGGGGTTCCCCGCCCAAGGCCTCCTTCAGGGCCTCGTAGACCGTGGCCAGCACCACTTCGGCCGGGGTAAGACTTTCCAGGACCTTCTGGCCCAGGGCCTTCTCCCGGACGCTTTCCACAAAGGCCCTCGCCACCTCCAGGTTCACGTCAGCGTCCATCAGGGCCCGACGGATCTCCCTCAGGGTGGCCTTCAGGTCCTCCTCGGTGATACGGCCCCGTCCCCTTAAGCGGTCTATGGCCTCCTGCAGTCTTCCCGCCAGCTTCGCAAACATGAGCCTCCCGGCCGCCAGGCCGGGCTTTAGAATAGGCCAGACCCCTTGAGCGTGTCAACCTCAATTTTTCCCACATTTCTAGTGGGCACGGTTGACGGCCCCGACCGGGAACCCTAGGCTAAGGAAGGTATGCTAGGGGCTTTGCCCTCGAGTCCTAGGCCCTGAAGGCCGCCCAGCAGGCGGCCTTCAGGAGAAAGGAGGCCGCCTGTGGAGATGACCCTTTCCCCTCTGCGCCAAGCCCTGCAAGAAGGCGACACCCTCAAGCTTCGCAAGCTCCTGGAGGAAACCCATCCCCAGGACCTCTTGGCCGTGTGGGATGACCTCGAGGGGGAGCACCGCTACGTGGTCCTCACCCTCCTTCCCAAGGACCGGGCCGCGGAGGTCTTCGCCAACCTCCCTGCGGAGGAGCAGGCGGAGTACTTGAAGACCCTTCCCCCCTGGCGGGTGCGGGAGCTCTTGGAGGAGCTCTCCCTGGACGACCTAGCCGACGCCCTCCAGGCGGTGGAGGAGGAAGACCCCGACCTGGCCCGCCGCCTTAAGGAGGCCCTGGACCCCGAGACCCGGGCCGAGGTGGAGGAGCTCACCCAGTACGAGGAGGACGAGGCGGGCGGCCTCATGACCCCCGAGTACGTGGCGGTGCGGGAGGGCATGACCGTGGAGGAGGTCATCCGCTTCCTGCGCCGGGCCGCCCCCGATGCGGAAACCATTTACTACATTTACGTGGTGGACGAGGCGGGCCGCCTCAAGGGGGTCCTGTCCTTAAGAGACCTCATCGTGGCCGACCCGAAGACCAAGGTGGCGGAGATCATGAACCCCAAGGTGGTCTTCGCCCGCACGGACACCGACCAGGAAGAGGTAGCCCGCCTCATGGCCGACTACGACTTCACCGTCTTGCCCGTGGTGGACGAGGACGGGGTGCTGGTGGGCATCGTCACGGTGGACGACGTGCTGGACGTTTTAGAAGAGGAGGCCACCGAGGACAT
The genomic region above belongs to Thermus antranikianii DSM 12462 and contains:
- the mgtE gene encoding magnesium transporter codes for the protein MTLSPLRQALQEGDTLKLRKLLEETHPQDLLAVWDDLEGEHRYVVLTLLPKDRAAEVFANLPAEEQAEYLKTLPPWRVRELLEELSLDDLADALQAVEEEDPDLARRLKEALDPETRAEVEELTQYEEDEAGGLMTPEYVAVREGMTVEEVIRFLRRAAPDAETIYYIYVVDEAGRLKGVLSLRDLIVADPKTKVAEIMNPKVVFARTDTDQEEVARLMADYDFTVLPVVDEDGVLVGIVTVDDVLDVLEEEATEDIHRMAAVDVPDLVYSQASPIALWMARVRWLVILILTGMVTSSILQGFENLLEAATALAFYVPVLLGTGGNTGNQSATLIIRALATRDLDLRDWRRVLTKEALVGSLLGLTLAALLVGKVFLDGHAALAPVVALALFLLVLFANLVGAMLPVVLRRLGVDPALVSNPLVATLSDISGLLIYLSVARLLLELG
- the ffh gene encoding signal recognition particle protein, which produces MFAKLAGRLQEAIDRLRGRGRITEEDLKATLREIRRALMDADVNLEVARAFVESVREKALGQKVLESLTPAEVVLATVYEALKEALGGEPRFPILKNQNLWFLVGLQGSGKTTTAAKLALFYKGKGRRPLLVAADTQRPAAREQLRILGEKIGVPVLEVQDGESPESIRRRVEERARQEVRDLILVDTAGRLQIDEPLMAELARLKEAMKPDEVLLVLDAMTGQEALSVAKAFDERVGVTGLILTKLDGDARGGAALSARHVTGKPIYFAGVSERPEGLELFYPDRLASRILGMGDVATLAEKVRAAGLEAETPKSAKELTLEDFLKQMQNLKRLGSFSEILAMLPGVGKALPAGVQVDDKAIKRLEAIVLSMTPEERKDPRILNASRRKRIARGSGTSVQEINRLIKAFEETKALMKSLEKNKGRGLMGMFRR
- the rpsP gene encoding 30S ribosomal protein S16, with amino-acid sequence MVKIRLSRFGSKHNPHYRIVVTDSRRKRDGAYIEKIGYYDPRKTTPEWLKVDVERARYWLSVGAQPTDTARRLLRQAGVFRKEG